A window of the Brassica napus cultivar Da-Ae chromosome A2, Da-Ae, whole genome shotgun sequence genome harbors these coding sequences:
- the LOC106385534 gene encoding UDP-galactose/UDP-glucose transporter 5B gives MAEPETANGVKENKLWKGVFAVSGIMSTLVIYGVLQEKIMRVPYGLNKEFFKYSLFLVFCNRLTTSAVSAGALLASKKVLDPVAPVYKYCLISVTNILTTTCQYEALKYVSFPVQTLAKCAKMIPVMVWGTLIMQKKYKGFDYLVAFLVTLGCSVFILFPAGDDASPYNKGRENTVWGVSLMAGYLGFDGFTSTFQDKLFKGYNMEIHNQIFYTTLCSCVLSFTGLILQGHLLLAVDFVSRHRDCLLDIALLSTVATASQFFISYTIRTFGALTFAAIMTTRQLASIMLSCIWFSHPLSWEQCIGSVIVFGSLYAKNLLNNNKKTEKQPPPPELPQYEKPEGS, from the exons ATGGCTGAGCCGGAGACAGCAAATGGAGTGAAGGAGAACAAACTATGGAAAGGTGTGTTCGCGGTTTCAGGGATTATGTCAACTCTTGTCATCTATGGTGTTCTTCAG gagAAGATAATGAGAGTTCCTTATGGATTGAACAAAGAGTTCTTTAAGTactctttgtttcttgttttctgTAATCGTCTCACTACTTCAGCTGTCTCTGCTGGTGCTTTACTG gcaAGCAAGAAAGTTTTGGATCCTGTAGCTCCGGTTTATAAGTATTGCCTTATTTCAGTGACTAACATCTTAACCACAACATGCCAATATGAG GCTCTCAAGTATGTGAGCTTCCCGGTCCAAACTCTAGCTAAATGTGCCAAAATGATACCAGTTATG GTATGGGGAACTCTCATCATGCAGAAAAAGTACAAGGGATTTGACTATCTAGTAGCTTTTCTGGTGACCCTGGGGTGCTCTGTCTTTATTCTTTTCCCG GCAGGAGATGATGCTAGTCCGTACAATAAAGGAAGAGAAAATACTGTTTGGGGTGTTTCCCTAATGGCTGGCTATCTTGG GTTTGATGGCTTCACAAGCACTTTCCAAGACAAACTCTTTAAAGGGTATAATATGGAGATACACAACCAAATATTCTACACAACActttgttcttgtgttcttagTTTCACTG gactTATATTGCAAGGTCATTTACTACTAGCTGTAGATTTTGTTTCTCGGCATAGAGATTGTCTGCTCGACATCGCTCTTCTTTCCACA GTTGCAACAGCGAGCCAATTCTTCATTTCTTACACCATTAGGACATTTGGTGCTCTAACATTTGCTGCAATCATGACGACGAGACAG CTTGCAAGCATCATGCTCTCATGCATTTGGTTCTCTCATCCGCTAAGCTGGGAGCAGTGTATCGGATCG GTCATTGTTTTCGGGTCTTTATACGCGAAAAACTTactaaacaacaacaaaaaaacagaaaagcaACCGCCGCCTCCAGAACTTCCGCAGTATGAAAAGCCTGAGGGCTCTTAA